The Candidatus Methylacidiphilales bacterium genome includes the window CCCTGGGCATCCTCTGCGGCAGCTTCCGCGCCGTCTCCCGCACCACCGAACCCTTCATCGAATTCTTCCGCTATCTTCCCGCTCCCGCTTTTGGCGCCCTCTGCGTGGCCGTCCTCGGCATCTACGACGCCCCCAAGATCGCCATCATCTTCATCGGCACCTTTTTCCAACAAGTCCTGGTCATCGCCAACACCGTGCGCAAGGTCGATCCCGCCCTCCTCGAAGCGGCCCAAACCATGGGGGCCAGCCCCAAGCAACTCGTCACCCGCGTCATCATCCCCGCCTCCATCACCGATGTGTACACCGACATGCGCATCCTCCTCGGCTGGGCCTGGACCTACCTCATCGTGGCCGAATTCATCGGCACCTCCTCCGGTATCACCTACTTCATCAACCAGCAGGGCCGCTACCGCAACTTCGACAACGTCTTCGCCGCCATCATGATGATCGGCATCATCGGCCTGGCCTCCGACCTCTTCCTCGCCTGGTTGGGCAAACAAATCTTTCCCTGGAAAGGCAATGGCCGCCCTTCCATCCTGCGCCTTTTCTTCAAAGCCCTCGCCCCGGACTACGTGAAATGATGATTGAACAGGAGGTAATGGAGAAAACAGAGCAATGCGGCGTTTTATTTTTAACTATAAACCCTCATCGGCCTTGCTCAGTTAACTCTGTTTCCTCCTGTTAAAATTCCCATGTCCTCCACCCTCCAACTACCCAGTTACCGCGACCAGTCCCCGGAGGTGGCGGCGCGTTTCGCCAAGCTCCACCAGCGCCCGGTCATCCTCGATGTCAAAAACCTCGGCAAACGCTTCGCCGCCGCCGAAGGCGAGCGCGACGCCCTCAAGGACGTCTCTTTCCAAGTCCACCGCCGGGAATTCGTCACCGTCATCGGCCCGTCCGGCTGCGGCAAGTCCACCCTCATCCGCATGATCGCCGGGCTCGACCACCCCACCTCGGGGGAAATCCTCCTCGACGGCAAACCCGTCACCGCTCCCGGCCCGGACCGCGGCATGGTCTTCCAGGGTTACACCCTCTTCCCCTGGCTGACCGTGAAGAAAAACGTCATGTTCGGCCTGGAAATCGCCGGCCATGGCGGATTCGAAGCGGAAAACGATGCCCTCCAATGGATTGATATGGTCGGCCTCTCCGCCCACGCCGAAAGCTACCCGCACCAGCTTTCCGGCGGCATGAAGCAGCGCGTGGCCATCGCCCGCGCCCTGGCCAACAACCCCCGCATCCTCATCATGGACGAGCCCTTCGGCGCCCTCGATGCCCAGACCCGCTGCCAGATGCAAAGCTATCTCCTGCAGATCTGGCGCCAGGTCGATGTCACCATCCTTTTCATCACCCACGACTTGGACGAAGCTGTCTACCTCTCGGACCGCATCCTGGTCCTCGGAACCCAGCCGGGACACGTCGAGGAATTCATCGAGAATCCCGTGCCCCGCCCCCGCAGCGCCGACCAGTTCATCACCCCGCCCTTCCTCTCCGTCCGCCACCGTCTCGACACCCTCATCCACCCCCCCGGGCAGGAACACGAGGACAAACTCCCCACCATCCGGCTGACCCAGGTGGGTGATGACGTCGAGTAACCATCCCCACGCAACCGACGGTTCCTTTGCACTTGCCAAGGACCGATGACCAAGGACGATGGACCCATGTCCGCTCTTGATCCTGTCATCTGCTTCTTCCTGCTTGGTTTGGTCGGCGGGCTGGCCAAATCCGACCTCGACATTCCCGACCAGATCAACAACGCCATCAGCATTTACCTCCTCCTGGCCATCGGGATCAAAGGCGGGATTGCCCTCCATGGTGCCACCCTCGCCCCCATCGCCCTCCCTGCCCTCGGGACCCTCGGCCTCGGTCTTCTCATCCCCGTGCTGGCCTACACCATCCTGAGGAAACTCGGCAAGTTTTCCGGCATCGACTCCGCCGCCATTGCCGCCCACTACGGTTCGACCAGTGTCATCACTTTCGCCGTTGCCCTCAACATCCTCTCGCGCCAAGGCATCACCCACGAGCCCTTCATGGTCGTCCTCCTGGTCATCCTGGAAATCCCCGCCATCATCGTCGGCCTGATGCTGGCCCGGCTGACCCATGCCTCCACCAATGTCCACTGGAGCGAAACCCTCCGCGAGGTCGTGCTGGGCAAGAGCGTCCTCCTCCTTGTCGGCGGGCTCCTGGTCGCCTGGTTCAACGGTCCCGAACGCATGACCGACATCAACAAGCTCTTCATCGAACCCTTCAAGGGCGTGCTGGCGCTCTTCATGGTCGGCATGGGGGTGGCCGCAGCCAAACGCCTGGGCGACCTGCGCACGGCTGGTCCCTTCTTGGTGGCATTTGCCCTGGTCATGCCCCCTCTGGCTTCGTTACTCGGCATCGGCACCGGCATGGCCTGCGGACTTTCCTACGGCGGGTGTGTTCTGCTGGGCGTACTCGCCGCCAGCGCCAGCTACATCGCCGCCACCGCCGCCGTCCGCGTAGCCCTCCCCGAAGCCAACCCCGGCTACTACCTCGTCGCCTCCCTCGGCATCACTTTCCCCTTCAACGTCATCATCGGCATCCCCCTCTACCTCCGCTTCGCCTCCTGGATGGGGGCCTGATGGAAAGTCTGAAGTTGAAGGTTCGGGGTTTCTTGTTCCTGTGAAGGTGGAAGGTGTTCCTGAGAATACCTTATCACGGGACAACCGTATTTTATCACCTAAGTTGGTGGGGTGAGCGATTGCTGTTCTTCCCAACCCAAACTTAACCCCACCCCATCGCCCACTCCGTCCTGCTGTGGTGGAGACCACGGAACACCACCCCCCAGTCCAAATCATGATGGGGGTGACTGTTGCGGCTCTACCAAGAGAACCTTCGACTGGCTCCTGTGGGGATCGTTCGCCCTGGCTGCTCTGGCTTACTCCACCCACCTGGCCTTTCCCCACCTGCACGATACCCATGCCCGCCTGGGCACTTTCACGCATGGGGTCTTCGACCTCCTGAATCAAATGTGGTGGGGCCTGGCCTTGGGCATCGTTGCCGTCGGCCTGCTCGGGAAGGTCCCCCGCGAAACGGTCATGGGCCTTCTGGGACCGGGCGGCAGAATCAATGGCATCCTGCGCGCGGTCGGCGCGGGATTGCTCCTCGACCTCTGCAACCACGGCATCCTACTCGTGGCCATGAAACTCTATGAACGCGGAGCCAGTGTCGGACAGGTGATGGCCTTCCTGATTGCCAGCCCTTGGAACTCTTTTTCCCTCACGATCATTCTCTTCTCTCTCATCGGTTGGAAATGGACCGTGCTCTTCATCGCGGGCTCGGCTGTCATCGCCCTACTCTCCGGGCTGATCTTCGACCGCCTGGTCGCGAGCGGCATCCTACCCGCCAACCCGCATACGCGGGATCTGCCGGAAAACTACTCCCTTGTCGGAGATGCGAAAGCCCGCCTGCGCACCTTCCGACCGGGTTCGCATTGGATCCGTTCCGTGCTGGTGGATGGCATCCGGGATTCCCGCATGATCGTGCGCTGGATCCTTTTCGGCTCGGTGCTGGCGGCTTTGCTTCGCGCGGTGCTTCCGATGGAATTCTACCAAACCTGGTTTGGCCCGACCATCGGTGGCCTGCTGCTCACCCTGCTGGCG containing:
- a CDS encoding ABC transporter permease subunit — translated: MKPSPPRDPLGLRSELSPRSQLLLLVLSFILPLALWSAISYLPFLWHPMVRITEPGGVDYFQKGQLVDRQVFSEESAKAVSAGLAKPDGHRANPVYLPAPHEVARALVTAFQTPPRLPTEPWLHQSLWHSVTIIFWGFTLSSLVGLPLGILCGSFRAVSRTTEPFIEFFRYLPAPAFGALCVAVLGIYDAPKIAIIFIGTFFQQVLVIANTVRKVDPALLEAAQTMGASPKQLVTRVIIPASITDVYTDMRILLGWAWTYLIVAEFIGTSSGITYFINQQGRYRNFDNVFAAIMMIGIIGLASDLFLAWLGKQIFPWKGNGRPSILRLFFKALAPDYVK
- a CDS encoding ABC transporter ATP-binding protein — translated: MSSTLQLPSYRDQSPEVAARFAKLHQRPVILDVKNLGKRFAAAEGERDALKDVSFQVHRREFVTVIGPSGCGKSTLIRMIAGLDHPTSGEILLDGKPVTAPGPDRGMVFQGYTLFPWLTVKKNVMFGLEIAGHGGFEAENDALQWIDMVGLSAHAESYPHQLSGGMKQRVAIARALANNPRILIMDEPFGALDAQTRCQMQSYLLQIWRQVDVTILFITHDLDEAVYLSDRILVLGTQPGHVEEFIENPVPRPRSADQFITPPFLSVRHRLDTLIHPPGQEHEDKLPTIRLTQVGDDVE
- a CDS encoding sodium-dependent bicarbonate transport family permease, translated to MSALDPVICFFLLGLVGGLAKSDLDIPDQINNAISIYLLLAIGIKGGIALHGATLAPIALPALGTLGLGLLIPVLAYTILRKLGKFSGIDSAAIAAHYGSTSVITFAVALNILSRQGITHEPFMVVLLVILEIPAIIVGLMLARLTHASTNVHWSETLREVVLGKSVLLLVGGLLVAWFNGPERMTDINKLFIEPFKGVLALFMVGMGVAAAKRLGDLRTAGPFLVAFALVMPPLASLLGIGTGMACGLSYGGCVLLGVLAASASYIAATAAVRVALPEANPGYYLVASLGITFPFNVIIGIPLYLRFASWMGA
- a CDS encoding permease; the encoded protein is MSDCCSSQPKLNPTPSPTPSCCGGDHGTPPPSPNHDGGDCCGSTKRTFDWLLWGSFALAALAYSTHLAFPHLHDTHARLGTFTHGVFDLLNQMWWGLALGIVAVGLLGKVPRETVMGLLGPGGRINGILRAVGAGLLLDLCNHGILLVAMKLYERGASVGQVMAFLIASPWNSFSLTIILFSLIGWKWTVLFIAGSAVIALLSGLIFDRLVASGILPANPHTRDLPENYSLVGDAKARLRTFRPGSHWIRSVLVDGIRDSRMIVRWILFGSVLAALLRAVLPMEFYQTWFGPTIGGLLLTLLAATIIEVCSEGSTPIAADLVTRAGAPGGGFTFLMAGAATDYTEIMALKQTTGSWKIALFLPLVTVPQVLLLGWIMNRF